Proteins from a single region of uncultured Methanobrevibacter sp.:
- a CDS encoding glycosyltransferase family 2 protein, whose amino-acid sequence MNRYKISIIVPTFNLEDKIECAFESMKNQTLSFDNIEIIFVDDNSTDHTFDIITELSEKYKNVSVFKTDSNTGYAGKPRNIGLEHATADYVLFLDGDDKLLRNACERLYDSIASTDIDIAIGGQINVFDGIHQHNPPLNYGEGRLLKDMKTSEVLDIQPAISAKLFKRKLLIDNDIRFPEGISGEDLVFLMETLLNSKKIITLNNFYVYYRILSNNSVTFDISEKYLKGLVKAYTLVCDLYDKFEVPLQVQEKVIYQHIRFFTSQTIRTNVASNKTMLHDLFNSDLFKNLADKEVFKNNKYYKQYFENMSKGKYDNFKLLTIISNNFLKEDESNLKILNEKLYSANLTLNDKYKSLYRENIVLEKNNENLNEENIELKKKYEYASSANSKLTNDKSKLEEELKDVKFNMNIINDENIYLKKDNVKIYEKCDILKKENDKVKSSILWKLKNIF is encoded by the coding sequence TTGAACCGATATAAAATATCCATTATAGTTCCTACATTTAATCTGGAGGACAAAATTGAATGTGCGTTTGAATCAATGAAAAACCAGACATTAAGTTTTGATAACATTGAAATAATATTTGTAGATGACAATTCAACTGACCATACATTTGATATCATCACTGAATTATCAGAAAAATATAAAAATGTTTCAGTCTTTAAAACAGATTCAAACACAGGATATGCTGGAAAACCCCGAAATATTGGTTTAGAACATGCCACAGCAGACTATGTTTTATTCCTGGACGGTGATGATAAATTACTGCGCAATGCCTGTGAAAGATTATACGATTCAATAGCTTCAACAGACATAGATATCGCCATTGGAGGTCAGATTAATGTTTTTGACGGAATCCATCAGCACAATCCTCCATTGAATTATGGTGAAGGCAGACTGTTAAAAGATATGAAAACTTCGGAAGTTCTTGATATCCAACCTGCAATATCTGCAAAATTGTTTAAAAGGAAATTACTAATTGACAATGACATCAGATTCCCCGAAGGAATTTCAGGTGAGGATCTGGTTTTTCTAATGGAAACACTGCTCAATTCAAAAAAAATAATTACCCTCAATAATTTCTATGTTTATTACAGGATTCTCTCAAACAATTCTGTTACTTTTGACATCAGCGAAAAATATTTGAAAGGACTTGTAAAAGCCTACACATTAGTTTGTGACTTATACGATAAATTTGAGGTGCCGTTACAGGTTCAGGAAAAAGTAATTTATCAGCACATCAGATTTTTTACTTCACAAACAATAAGAACAAATGTTGCAAGTAACAAAACTATGCTTCATGACTTATTTAATTCAGATTTATTTAAAAATTTAGCAGATAAAGAAGTTTTTAAAAATAATAAATATTATAAACAGTACTTTGAGAATATGTCTAAAGGAAAATATGATAATTTTAAATTACTCACCATCATTTCAAACAATTTTTTAAAAGAAGATGAAAGCAACTTAAAAATATTAAATGAAAAACTTTATTCTGCAAATTTAACTTTAAATGACAAATACAAATCGTTATACCGTGAAAATATAGTGCTTGAAAAAAATAATGAAAACTTGAATGAGGAAAATATTGAATTAAAGAAAAAATATGAATATGCAAGTAGCGCAAATTCAAAATTAACCAATGACAAATCAAAACTGGAAGAAGAATTAAAAGATGTTAAATTTAATATGAACATAATAAATGATGAAAATATTTATTT